In Leptospira koniambonensis, the following proteins share a genomic window:
- a CDS encoding DUF1343 domain-containing protein, giving the protein MKKSKILSNAKSIGMLTNQSAYGWKGDYHFRTIQKEYGLKKLFLPEHGLFAELQDQVSGSGLIYDLGETQVLNLYGDNEESLAPAEDILSDLDTLVIDIRDVGARYYTFLTTALYAMQAADRLAKKGKPRPRILVSNAKNPAGSKLEGSPLEKKFSSFVGVEGTLHRHGLSAAGLLEYYKDKFNLDLELYRLDLYPKKSSEFLWVPPSPNIPAQTTCYVYAGLCLLEGTNLSEGRGTTRPFETFGAPYINDLDKSLLEKLQEKQKGIFRLRPLKFIPTFHKYAGKVCGGYQILLDKPKKFHSLLFGLLLIRTLREFYPDKFEFLQGPYEFRSDLPAIQLLVGDQFLLDYLDGKRSYTEIEDYLEDTEKKWKKVMKNYN; this is encoded by the coding sequence ATGAAAAAAAGTAAAATCCTCTCCAACGCAAAATCCATCGGAATGCTTACCAATCAGAGCGCATACGGTTGGAAAGGTGACTATCATTTCCGAACCATCCAAAAAGAATACGGACTTAAAAAACTATTTTTGCCTGAACATGGACTTTTTGCAGAGCTACAAGACCAGGTCTCAGGAAGCGGACTTATCTACGATTTGGGAGAAACTCAAGTTCTGAATTTATATGGAGACAACGAAGAAAGTCTCGCTCCCGCGGAAGATATTCTATCCGACCTGGACACTCTGGTTATAGACATCAGAGATGTAGGCGCTCGTTATTATACATTCTTGACTACCGCTTTATATGCGATGCAAGCCGCGGATCGATTAGCCAAAAAAGGAAAACCAAGACCTCGCATATTAGTATCCAATGCAAAAAATCCAGCAGGCTCTAAGTTAGAAGGATCTCCCTTAGAAAAAAAGTTTTCATCATTCGTTGGGGTAGAAGGTACACTGCACCGACATGGCCTCTCTGCAGCGGGACTTTTAGAATATTATAAAGACAAATTTAATTTGGATCTGGAGCTTTATAGATTGGATCTATATCCAAAAAAGAGCTCTGAATTTTTGTGGGTCCCGCCTTCTCCTAATATTCCTGCTCAAACAACATGTTACGTATATGCCGGACTTTGTCTTTTAGAAGGAACAAATCTTTCAGAAGGAAGAGGAACTACTCGACCATTCGAAACATTCGGTGCGCCATATATCAATGATCTGGACAAATCTCTTCTGGAAAAATTACAAGAGAAACAGAAAGGAATTTTTAGACTCAGGCCGTTAAAGTTTATTCCAACCTTTCATAAATATGCAGGAAAAGTTTGTGGAGGTTATCAAATCTTATTAGATAAACCTAAAAAATTCCATAGCTTATTATTCGGATTATTGCTTATTCGCACATTGAGAGAATTTTATCCGGACAAGTTTGAATTCCTACAAGGACCTTATGAATTCAGATCAGATCTTCCTGCGATCCAACTTTTGGTGGGAGATCAATTTCTTCTGGATTATCTGGATGGAAAAAGATCCTACACAGAAATCGAAGATTATCTGGAAGATACGGAAAAGAAATGGAAGAAGGTTATGAAAAATTATAACTGA
- a CDS encoding Crp/Fnr family transcriptional regulator has product MALDTSVPNQKVTIKAGTVLFPEGSAANSLNVLHSGALRYLVEAPGGRKLELFKISGANLTPGASALFGSGRYPFTIVAEQDCVLSTYVMSPSTVGRSLAARSSLGIMVGRSLLREITESFKKVNQLRKIASDMGKTNDNLSLLYYQFNPSVFPDIKPGQPIADPSSEIVDPVLRLARENLKHYFDNGGILPERPTANYVEEDHSQLLVKYYPEEIEFQDGEFNFVRKVILADPNLLAQLFAPDPSMVSYVCDKLGRVQNNITENAKSILEELDENFSLLLGGVESLTEKYFLILDMAANGYATAPPEFVVPILQVVSQKIERALAGHQAIFGSAIPGPSPNIKPFLEKTAGLAKKFEASNPTAKAASNGSGISVDGSADATAIRKELANSASTIIQFSGMGGDPIKEFSAMMVKLKSLKNPLDSDNDTRKLRRSITKTYFDIYAACFQKYVNSNKNVPKPVDLMLKYGFFDETMLDDSQLVFMSTFKDAITSVSDIPIHYGTEWLEKIYKRECPTSLDELGQNFFDKVKMDNRNAVFKKESDLPPDIDNPEARLKFEFGAMYEANVRLTTGSLATYLPILTKYHSQIPLGKAYVTKKMLTDTIHDIMAVDFSVFNREVIYNNPEMGINKEFIQRAIIPDFVIVPSIGSKIMMWQELSIHRGSGSKESRGRIVLPIFVQGDLKSLLIDAFAAFRWELCKTILGPEWNNVGNPSITADYMDYVQFYKKNKDLSIEIKEKLAAEFKRFRNERDIFANDYQLWIKYEAEGVQRLNRVVRGIFYRHIPFARTIREKVSKMPAFGEINNRFVNIRTRKFTELENRYKKYINTLGSLPDQLRENMEFYRV; this is encoded by the coding sequence ATGGCATTAGATACAAGCGTACCAAATCAAAAAGTAACAATCAAAGCCGGGACGGTTTTATTTCCGGAAGGAAGCGCCGCAAATTCTCTCAACGTATTACATAGCGGAGCCTTACGCTATTTAGTAGAAGCTCCCGGTGGCAGAAAATTGGAGTTATTCAAAATTTCAGGAGCTAATTTAACTCCTGGCGCATCCGCACTTTTCGGCAGCGGCCGTTATCCTTTTACGATTGTCGCAGAACAAGACTGTGTGCTCTCCACTTATGTTATGTCCCCGTCTACTGTGGGTCGTTCTCTCGCGGCCAGAAGTTCTTTAGGGATTATGGTGGGTCGTTCTCTTTTAAGAGAAATTACTGAATCTTTCAAAAAAGTAAACCAACTCAGAAAGATCGCTTCTGATATGGGAAAGACAAACGATAATCTTTCTCTTCTGTATTATCAATTCAATCCAAGTGTTTTTCCGGATATCAAACCTGGGCAACCAATTGCAGATCCAAGTTCAGAAATCGTGGATCCAGTCTTACGACTGGCTCGTGAGAATTTAAAACATTATTTCGATAACGGCGGGATCCTTCCGGAAAGACCGACCGCAAATTACGTAGAAGAAGATCATTCTCAACTTTTGGTTAAATATTACCCAGAAGAAATAGAATTCCAAGATGGAGAATTCAATTTTGTTCGTAAGGTAATCTTAGCAGATCCAAATCTTCTCGCTCAATTATTCGCTCCTGATCCAAGTATGGTTTCCTATGTCTGCGACAAACTCGGAAGAGTTCAGAACAATATTACGGAAAACGCAAAAAGTATATTAGAAGAATTAGATGAAAACTTCTCTCTTCTATTAGGCGGCGTAGAAAGTCTTACTGAAAAATACTTCCTGATCCTGGACATGGCGGCAAACGGATACGCGACTGCACCTCCAGAGTTCGTGGTTCCTATCTTACAAGTGGTTTCTCAAAAGATAGAAAGAGCACTCGCGGGACATCAAGCAATTTTTGGATCAGCGATCCCAGGCCCTTCTCCCAATATTAAACCGTTTTTGGAAAAGACAGCAGGTCTTGCTAAAAAATTCGAAGCTTCTAATCCTACAGCAAAAGCTGCATCGAATGGAAGCGGAATTTCTGTGGATGGTTCCGCAGACGCGACAGCAATTCGAAAAGAATTGGCGAATTCTGCATCTACGATCATCCAATTTTCCGGCATGGGTGGGGACCCAATCAAAGAGTTTTCCGCTATGATGGTAAAACTCAAATCATTAAAGAACCCATTAGATTCAGATAACGATACTCGTAAATTAAGAAGATCCATTACAAAAACCTACTTCGACATTTACGCTGCCTGCTTCCAAAAATACGTTAACTCAAATAAGAATGTCCCTAAACCAGTAGACCTAATGCTGAAATACGGTTTCTTTGATGAAACAATGTTGGACGATTCTCAGTTAGTGTTCATGTCCACATTCAAGGACGCGATCACTTCCGTTTCTGATATTCCAATTCATTATGGAACAGAATGGTTGGAAAAAATTTATAAAAGAGAATGCCCTACTTCTCTCGACGAGCTCGGTCAGAACTTCTTTGACAAGGTCAAGATGGACAACCGAAACGCAGTTTTCAAAAAAGAATCCGATCTTCCTCCAGATATAGATAATCCGGAAGCAAGATTAAAGTTCGAATTTGGTGCGATGTATGAGGCAAACGTTCGACTCACTACAGGTTCCTTGGCGACTTATCTTCCGATCTTAACCAAATACCATTCTCAGATCCCTCTTGGTAAGGCATATGTTACCAAAAAAATGCTCACTGATACCATCCACGATATCATGGCAGTGGACTTCTCAGTCTTCAATAGAGAGGTGATCTATAATAACCCTGAGATGGGGATCAATAAGGAATTTATCCAAAGAGCCATCATTCCTGATTTCGTAATTGTTCCTTCTATAGGCAGCAAGATCATGATGTGGCAGGAACTTTCTATCCACAGAGGTTCCGGTTCTAAAGAAAGTAGAGGTAGGATCGTTCTCCCTATTTTTGTGCAAGGAGATCTTAAATCTCTATTGATAGATGCATTTGCAGCGTTCCGTTGGGAACTTTGTAAAACAATCTTAGGACCTGAATGGAATAACGTAGGAAATCCATCCATCACTGCTGATTATATGGACTATGTTCAGTTCTATAAAAAGAACAAAGACCTTTCTATAGAGATCAAAGAAAAGTTAGCAGCTGAATTTAAACGTTTCCGGAACGAAAGAGATATTTTTGCAAACGATTACCAGCTTTGGATCAAGTACGAAGCAGAAGGTGTGCAAAGATTAAACCGAGTCGTCCGAGGAATTTTCTATCGTCATATTCCTTTCGCAAGAACGATCCGAGAGAAGGTTTCCAAAATGCCTGCTTTCGGTGAAATCAATAACAGATTTGTTAATATTCGAACTCGTAAATTTACAGAGTTGGAAAACAGATACAAAAAATATATAAACACGTTAGGAAGTCTTCCGGATCAGCTTCGGGAGAATATGGAATTCTATCGAGTATAA
- a CDS encoding tetratricopeptide repeat protein, translated as MENLTPEDKLEASKFFYRTGDLDRAEFLLKSSLEDTESHETYFFLGLIENQRSNWQKGLYYFYRSVEVNSEYGNPCNEIGILLLRMGRERESVFWLKKSLRCTLNDAPHISLFNLATLYKIWNRPERSLQYLHKAIVMKPDFEEAKRLREELNSAI; from the coding sequence TTGGAAAACCTGACGCCTGAAGACAAGCTAGAAGCATCTAAATTTTTTTATAGAACCGGCGATTTGGATCGTGCGGAATTCCTACTAAAATCCTCTTTAGAAGATACCGAAAGCCATGAGACCTACTTTTTTCTGGGTCTAATCGAAAACCAAAGAAGCAATTGGCAAAAAGGCCTGTACTATTTCTACCGTTCAGTAGAAGTGAATTCTGAATACGGGAATCCTTGCAACGAGATCGGGATCCTTTTACTTCGTATGGGAAGAGAAAGAGAATCCGTTTTTTGGCTGAAAAAATCACTTCGTTGTACTTTAAACGACGCACCTCATATTTCTCTTTTTAACCTGGCTACACTTTACAAGATCTGGAATCGCCCAGAAAGATCTTTGCAGTATCTGCATAAGGCAATTGTAATGAAGCCTGATTTTGAAGAAGCAAAACGCCTTAGAGAAGAGCTGAACTCGGCAATCTAA
- a CDS encoding alcohol dehydrogenase: MKSVRLVEFGSSLQWEEKQDPEPKDSEVLLEVISCGVCHSDLHLRDGYYKIGGEEKLFVKDRGVKLPLTPGHEVVGKVLKVGSKVRSVSVGETKLVYPWIGCGSCEECGSGNPQLCSAPKSLGIYQDGGYSDRILVPDEKWLLDIYDLSPEYACSYACAGLTAYGALKKALPLKKTDSLVIIGAGGLGMFASQLVPLLTESKVIFLDLDESRLEKLKEIGFYTVPSSHPDPASEVKKISGPLGVSAVIDFVNNSATSTLGFSLLKKNGTLIGVGLFGGELKIPTPILSLRSLTIRGSYTGSPSELKELLNLVSEKKIRPVPVQIRNLREADSALNDLSSGKVLGRLVLSGKSV, translated from the coding sequence GTGAAAAGTGTTAGATTAGTAGAATTCGGATCCTCTTTACAATGGGAAGAAAAACAAGATCCAGAACCAAAAGATTCTGAAGTATTATTAGAAGTGATTTCCTGTGGGGTTTGTCATTCGGACCTTCATTTAAGAGATGGTTATTATAAGATTGGCGGAGAAGAAAAACTTTTTGTAAAAGATAGAGGAGTTAAACTCCCACTGACTCCTGGTCATGAAGTTGTAGGAAAAGTTTTAAAAGTAGGATCTAAGGTTCGTTCTGTTTCCGTAGGAGAAACAAAATTAGTATATCCTTGGATTGGTTGCGGTTCTTGCGAAGAATGTGGATCGGGAAATCCTCAACTTTGTTCTGCTCCTAAATCCTTGGGGATTTACCAAGATGGCGGTTATTCGGATCGTATCTTGGTCCCGGATGAAAAATGGCTTTTAGATATTTATGATCTTTCTCCTGAATACGCTTGCTCTTACGCATGCGCAGGACTTACGGCTTATGGAGCCTTGAAAAAAGCGCTTCCTCTCAAAAAAACAGATTCTTTGGTGATCATTGGAGCAGGCGGACTTGGTATGTTTGCTTCTCAACTAGTTCCACTTCTTACAGAATCAAAAGTGATCTTTTTAGATCTGGATGAATCTCGTTTGGAAAAACTAAAAGAGATTGGATTTTATACTGTTCCTTCTTCTCATCCTGATCCTGCATCTGAAGTAAAAAAGATCTCAGGTCCATTGGGAGTTTCTGCAGTTATCGATTTTGTGAATAATAGCGCTACTTCTACCCTGGGGTTTTCTCTTTTGAAAAAGAATGGGACTCTGATTGGAGTTGGGCTTTTTGGTGGAGAGTTAAAAATCCCCACTCCAATTCTTTCTCTCAGAAGTTTAACAATTCGTGGAAGTTATACAGGTTCTCCAAGTGAACTAAAAGAACTTCTGAACCTTGTGTCTGAAAAAAAGATCCGTCCTGTTCCTGTGCAGATCAGGAATTTAAGAGAAGCGGATTCTGCTTTGAATGATCTATCTTCTGGGAAAGTATTAGGAAGATTGGTATTATCCGGAAAATCGGTCTGA
- a CDS encoding GNAT family N-acetyltransferase has protein sequence MSNEITIRPARPEDAVSAVPLIYSSGPAAWDYVFNEGKISAQDFLIKSFQGTKNTFSYKNHYLAEKKGEVVGSIVIFRSENFFFQNAATAGNIFRIYGLKAPKVAVRGLSMEGMIQPPKSGRLYLGHIAVPAKERRQGIAEKLMKFAVSTYPAYDKISLDVSQENPNAQGLYKKLGFEIIESRNFSGPKGLVPNHYYMEANRSSF, from the coding sequence ATGTCTAACGAAATTACAATTCGCCCTGCCAGGCCGGAAGATGCGGTCAGCGCTGTTCCCTTGATCTATAGTTCCGGGCCTGCTGCTTGGGACTATGTGTTCAATGAAGGGAAAATTTCTGCTCAGGATTTTCTGATCAAATCTTTCCAAGGAACCAAGAATACATTCAGCTATAAGAATCATTATTTGGCTGAGAAGAAGGGCGAGGTAGTAGGAAGTATTGTTATATTCCGTTCTGAGAACTTCTTCTTTCAAAATGCTGCTACTGCTGGAAATATTTTCAGGATTTATGGACTAAAAGCACCTAAGGTTGCGGTCCGCGGATTGAGTATGGAAGGAATGATCCAACCTCCTAAATCCGGAAGATTATACCTGGGCCATATCGCTGTTCCGGCCAAAGAAAGAAGACAGGGGATAGCGGAGAAGTTAATGAAATTTGCTGTTTCGACTTACCCAGCTTACGATAAAATTTCTTTGGATGTTTCTCAAGAGAATCCAAACGCCCAAGGTCTGTATAAAAAATTAGGATTCGAGATCATTGAATCCAGGAATTTTTCAGGACCAAAAGGTTTGGTTCCTAACCACTATTATATGGAAGCAAATCGCTCCTCCTTCTAA
- a CDS encoding alpha/beta hydrolase yields the protein MEFAPEMLEYATLISSKGLTGFTQGSIQERRDGYSAIGELLGEGPLMREVQDISILSKNGNVFIKNYIPKSEPKSKILYFHGGGWVVGRLKDFDPFARKLAEITSSIVSLVDYRLAPEFPFPLPLEDAYSSLEWISSQTENIWKNLPLVVAGDSAGGNLAASTILRAKETSGPKIDLQILIYPVTEAICDTNSYKEFELGPGLTKKDMEWFIDQYLPNRHTRSDRLASPLYQKDWKDLPPAIVFIADIDPLRDDGKLYAEKLKEAGVSVLFKEFKGYTHGFFTKVNLLKAPDEGLKMISEEMDRVFKRKEVLR from the coding sequence ATGGAATTTGCTCCGGAGATGTTGGAATACGCAACGCTGATTTCCTCTAAGGGACTCACAGGTTTTACCCAAGGAAGTATCCAGGAAAGAAGGGACGGTTATTCAGCGATCGGAGAACTTTTGGGAGAAGGTCCGCTCATGAGAGAAGTCCAGGACATCTCTATCCTTTCCAAAAATGGAAACGTATTCATAAAAAATTATATTCCAAAATCGGAACCTAAATCCAAAATTTTATATTTTCATGGTGGAGGATGGGTGGTTGGAAGATTAAAAGATTTCGATCCATTCGCTCGCAAACTTGCAGAGATCACCTCAAGTATTGTATCTTTAGTAGATTATAGATTAGCTCCTGAGTTTCCATTTCCTTTGCCATTAGAAGATGCATATTCTTCTTTGGAATGGATCTCTTCTCAGACTGAAAATATTTGGAAAAATCTTCCTTTGGTTGTGGCTGGTGATAGTGCAGGAGGAAATTTAGCTGCTTCTACCATTCTAAGAGCTAAAGAAACATCAGGTCCTAAAATCGATCTGCAAATCCTGATTTATCCAGTTACAGAAGCAATCTGTGATACAAATTCTTATAAAGAATTCGAATTAGGTCCTGGTCTTACTAAAAAGGATATGGAATGGTTTATTGACCAATATCTTCCTAATCGTCATACAAGATCTGATCGCCTAGCTTCTCCTTTATACCAAAAAGATTGGAAGGATCTTCCTCCTGCGATTGTGTTTATCGCTGACATTGATCCTTTACGAGACGATGGAAAACTATATGCAGAAAAATTAAAGGAAGCAGGAGTTTCTGTTCTATTCAAAGAATTCAAAGGTTATACTCATGGATTTTTTACAAAGGTAAATCTTCTCAAGGCTCCGGATGAAGGACTAAAAATGATCTCAGAAGAAATGGATCGTGTTTTCAAAAGAAAAGAGGTTTTACGTTAG
- a CDS encoding CDGSH iron-sulfur domain-containing protein → MEIVKGKDATILFDGKKCIHSRNCVLSRPDVFVPNVEGEWIYPDKASVEEIKSLALNCPSGAIRFESNDPSFKEKAPPVNVLRVRENGPLAIHADIELEGEEKQYRLTLCRCGASTHKPFCDATHVSIGFTATGEPQVQESKALPVRNGILNIDPTKNGPLKVSGNLEICSGTGKVTNRTTETYLCRCGGSSNKPYCDGTHRKIKFKTE, encoded by the coding sequence ATGGAAATCGTAAAAGGAAAAGATGCCACCATTCTTTTCGATGGCAAGAAGTGTATTCATTCCAGAAATTGTGTGTTGAGTAGACCAGATGTATTCGTTCCGAATGTAGAAGGAGAATGGATCTATCCTGACAAAGCAAGTGTAGAAGAAATTAAATCTTTGGCTTTGAATTGTCCTTCTGGTGCGATCCGCTTTGAATCGAATGATCCTTCTTTTAAAGAAAAAGCTCCTCCTGTAAATGTTTTGAGAGTGAGAGAGAATGGGCCTCTTGCGATCCATGCGGATATTGAGTTAGAAGGTGAAGAAAAACAATATAGGCTTACACTTTGTAGATGTGGAGCTTCTACACATAAACCGTTTTGTGATGCGACCCATGTAAGTATTGGATTTACCGCAACCGGAGAACCGCAGGTCCAAGAATCTAAGGCTTTGCCTGTTCGAAATGGAATTCTAAATATTGATCCTACTAAAAACGGTCCATTGAAGGTGAGTGGAAATTTAGAAATTTGTTCTGGGACAGGAAAGGTAACAAATAGAACCACCGAAACTTACCTCTGTCGTTGTGGTGGTTCTTCTAATAAACCCTATTGTGATGGAACTCATCGCAAGATCAAATTTAAGACTGAGTAA
- a CDS encoding glycosyltransferase → MRPKISVLLPTYNEAENIEKCISGVSKTFNGLEYEIIVIDDNSPDKTWSVVENLKDQNPKVKLIRRMTEKGLSSAIITGMSAAEGENFLVMDSDLQHDESVLPQMLKSLEEGADVAVGTRYANGGSTGKWNFIRKFLSVTANAFTKFLLPIRISDPMSGFFAIKREVFFKYGYKINPIGFKILLEILGRAEKGLNIAEVPFYFRTRLHGETKINNSIARSFLMTVLDLRFGKWISSTFLLYSLVGISGVIVNLLGFILFENLGVKDLETGIGILPIFPSSVFFGIELSIISNFILNNYFTFYETRYEKWAAIRGFIIFSGVSALGIFVQLGIFQLLFYKILPRLGMSQNFELRLLCDLVAISIAMFTNYFLNSNLTWVDRVKKRP, encoded by the coding sequence ATGAGACCTAAGATATCTGTATTGTTACCAACATACAACGAAGCCGAAAATATAGAAAAATGTATTTCAGGAGTATCTAAAACCTTTAACGGTTTAGAATATGAAATAATCGTAATAGATGATAATAGCCCCGACAAAACTTGGTCCGTGGTGGAAAACCTAAAAGATCAAAATCCTAAAGTAAAGCTGATCCGAAGAATGACTGAAAAAGGACTCTCTTCTGCAATTATAACTGGGATGAGCGCCGCAGAAGGTGAAAATTTTCTGGTCATGGATTCCGACCTACAACATGACGAATCTGTCCTGCCACAAATGTTAAAAAGTCTGGAAGAGGGTGCAGATGTTGCAGTGGGCACCAGATATGCCAATGGTGGTTCCACAGGAAAATGGAATTTTATACGTAAATTTTTAAGTGTGACGGCGAATGCTTTTACAAAATTTCTTCTTCCGATCAGGATCTCTGATCCTATGAGCGGATTTTTTGCGATCAAAAGAGAAGTGTTTTTTAAATACGGGTACAAGATCAATCCAATCGGTTTCAAGATCCTACTCGAGATCTTAGGCAGAGCAGAGAAAGGCTTAAATATTGCAGAGGTCCCATTCTATTTTCGCACAAGACTTCATGGAGAAACAAAAATCAATAATTCAATCGCCAGAAGTTTTTTAATGACTGTATTAGATCTACGTTTCGGCAAATGGATCTCTTCCACATTTTTATTATACTCTCTTGTAGGAATAAGCGGAGTAATAGTGAATCTTTTAGGTTTTATCTTATTCGAAAACTTAGGTGTAAAAGACCTGGAAACAGGTATCGGGATACTACCGATCTTTCCTAGCTCTGTATTTTTCGGAATAGAACTTTCTATTATCAGTAATTTTATACTGAACAATTACTTTACATTTTACGAAACTAGATACGAAAAATGGGCGGCGATCCGGGGATTTATCATATTCTCAGGAGTAAGCGCACTTGGGATTTTTGTGCAGTTGGGAATATTCCAACTACTATTTTATAAAATTTTACCTCGTTTAGGAATGTCTCAGAATTTCGAGTTAAGACTTTTATGCGACCTGGTCGCGATCTCGATCGCAATGTTTACGAATTATTTTCTGAATTCTAATCTGACTTGGGTGGATCGGGTAAAAAAGAGGCCTTAA
- a CDS encoding SDR family oxidoreductase, with the protein MSNISETVLVTGASGHLGKIVLEELLKKGHNKIIATTRKPESLENFAKRGVTIRKASFDDPASLVTAFQGADRILIISTDNIGNRIPEHSAAVDAAVKVGAKRILYTSLTKADEIPVTFAFEHEGTEEKIKQSGLAYTILRNNLYSDYLIPKLQHAVASGSIYGSGGEGSCAYVSRTDCAKAAAAALLSQESGNKILEISGPKAWTYAELAKFTSELTGVSVSYVDLPAEELSKVLVGAGVPKPMADALASFDVSIREGYVKDVNTSLKDLIGEALQDVTALLKENKSALVS; encoded by the coding sequence ATGAGTAATATTTCCGAAACAGTACTTGTGACCGGAGCTTCCGGACATCTAGGGAAAATCGTCCTAGAAGAATTATTAAAAAAAGGCCATAACAAGATCATCGCTACAACTCGTAAGCCAGAAAGTTTAGAGAACTTTGCCAAAAGAGGAGTCACTATAAGAAAGGCAAGTTTTGATGATCCTGCAAGTCTTGTCACAGCATTCCAGGGTGCAGATAGGATCTTGATTATTAGCACTGATAATATTGGAAATCGGATCCCTGAACATAGCGCTGCAGTCGATGCGGCAGTTAAAGTAGGAGCAAAACGAATTCTTTATACTTCTCTCACGAAAGCTGACGAAATTCCAGTTACATTCGCTTTTGAACACGAAGGCACAGAAGAAAAGATCAAACAAAGCGGGCTTGCATACACAATTCTTCGTAATAATCTATATTCTGATTATCTAATTCCTAAACTTCAGCATGCAGTTGCGAGCGGCTCTATTTACGGTTCCGGTGGAGAAGGTTCCTGCGCCTATGTTTCTAGAACGGATTGTGCTAAGGCAGCAGCAGCTGCTTTACTTTCACAAGAATCAGGAAATAAAATTTTGGAGATTAGCGGACCAAAGGCTTGGACCTACGCAGAACTTGCAAAATTCACTTCTGAATTAACGGGTGTATCCGTTTCCTATGTGGATCTTCCCGCTGAAGAACTATCTAAAGTTTTGGTCGGAGCGGGAGTTCCAAAACCAATGGCAGATGCTCTCGCTTCTTTTGATGTATCTATCAGAGAAGGTTATGTGAAAGATGTGAATACATCCTTGAAAGATCTTATTGGAGAAGCTCTTCAGGATGTAACAGCATTACTAAAAGAAAATAAATCAGCTTTGGTATCGTAA